Proteins from a genomic interval of Nitrospina gracilis Nb-211:
- a CDS encoding carboxypeptidase-like regulatory domain-containing protein, with protein MKTQMLPTLAGAMALWLAAGTGFAQAKGYEAVDVKNGGIVTGTVLFKGTPPAPIMEDLTKGKNAEFCVKHPGTTKDGIRPRQKVQVTDGKLSGTVVFIENIDKGKDWKNETIQFDFRDCDIFPKVSVVRRPPRGVREGIVQIVNQDPDILHNPHGYAVKGAQRKTLFNKPLPSKGDVADVTKNLMRMRPGRDQHFFLQCDQHNFMEADARVVWNPYYVVTGKDGAFKLDQVPAGTYKITAWHPYVGEITKEVTVGAGGTANLDFELTLK; from the coding sequence ATGAAGACTCAAATGCTTCCAACCCTCGCTGGAGCGATGGCGCTCTGGCTCGCTGCCGGCACCGGCTTCGCCCAGGCAAAAGGGTATGAGGCCGTCGATGTGAAGAACGGCGGCATCGTGACCGGGACCGTGCTGTTCAAAGGCACGCCGCCGGCGCCGATCATGGAAGACCTGACCAAAGGCAAAAACGCCGAGTTCTGCGTAAAGCATCCCGGCACCACGAAGGACGGCATACGCCCACGGCAAAAGGTGCAGGTGACCGACGGCAAACTGAGCGGCACCGTCGTGTTCATCGAAAACATCGACAAGGGCAAGGACTGGAAAAACGAAACCATCCAGTTCGATTTCAGGGACTGCGACATCTTCCCGAAGGTGTCTGTTGTCCGCCGCCCGCCACGCGGCGTGCGTGAAGGCATTGTGCAGATCGTCAATCAGGACCCGGACATCCTGCACAACCCGCACGGTTATGCGGTGAAAGGCGCGCAGAGAAAAACGCTGTTCAACAAACCGCTCCCCAGCAAGGGAGACGTGGCCGATGTCACCAAGAACCTGATGCGCATGCGGCCGGGACGCGACCAGCATTTTTTCCTGCAATGCGATCAACACAACTTCATGGAAGCTGATGCGCGCGTGGTGTGGAATCCGTACTACGTAGTCACCGGAAAGGACGGTGCGTTCAAGCTGGATCAGGTTCCCGCAGGCACGTACAAAATCACCGCGTGGCATCCCTACGTCGGTGAGATAACCAAGGAGGTGACCGTCGGCGCTGGCGGAACCGCGAACCTGGACTTCGAGCTGACCTTGAAGTGA
- a CDS encoding ankyrin repeat domain-containing protein — MMPRLFTKHPAHLLLLALCLTLLSCGPSSERTQDAVPPETIEELVRYARLGDVAQMDIWVRDHGKNPEALAQALLAAAEADAQKAALWLIDRGAPVSANASNGFTPLMHAALNGNLELANALIRIGADPLARDHDGRTVLMSAVAGGNLDLVKILLAKKADPNHRDQLGFAPLMWAATMGDPAMVRLLIEAKVEVDLRDRNGYSALWLAAMRDQLEIVHLLLDHGAKASLRNNDGFTLLMDAAVGGKMDIIPVLLKHGANIDATDSFGRTALIDTAYRGRQDMVRLLVEHGANVHLQDHNGLTALMAASFRGDGETVQTLLNKQADVQARDHFGRTALAGAVRGGHETVVRLLVEHGADVNTRDEQGMTPLKIAASRGHLGLVRWLIDHGATLQHQKDEPFTPLNSAAFGGNLDIVKLFLSKGADVNQADSRGLTPLISAAFGNHMDTVRLLLEKGADVNRQTDNGWTALMSAAFEGNREVVQWLLDRGADPKARTQDGWTAAQSARLGGHKELEQLLAAG, encoded by the coding sequence ATGATGCCCCGCCTCTTCACTAAACATCCTGCCCACCTGCTGCTGTTGGCCCTGTGTTTGACCCTGCTTTCCTGCGGCCCTTCATCGGAGCGCACCCAGGACGCCGTTCCTCCGGAAACGATTGAGGAATTGGTGCGCTACGCACGGCTGGGGGATGTCGCCCAAATGGACATCTGGGTGAGGGACCACGGCAAAAATCCGGAGGCACTGGCGCAGGCCCTGCTGGCGGCGGCGGAGGCCGACGCGCAGAAGGCGGCCCTGTGGCTGATCGACCGCGGGGCTCCGGTTTCCGCCAACGCCTCCAACGGCTTCACGCCTCTCATGCACGCCGCCCTCAACGGCAACCTGGAACTGGCAAACGCCCTGATCCGGATCGGGGCCGATCCGCTGGCGCGCGATCATGACGGACGCACGGTTTTGATGAGTGCCGTCGCCGGCGGCAACCTCGACCTTGTTAAAATCCTTCTCGCTAAAAAAGCCGATCCCAACCACCGCGACCAGTTGGGCTTCGCCCCCCTCATGTGGGCCGCCACCATGGGCGATCCGGCCATGGTGCGGTTGCTGATCGAGGCCAAGGTGGAAGTCGATCTGCGTGACCGCAACGGTTATTCGGCTTTGTGGCTCGCCGCCATGCGCGATCAGTTGGAGATCGTACACCTGCTTCTCGACCACGGCGCCAAAGCCAGCCTGCGCAACAACGACGGCTTCACTTTGCTGATGGACGCGGCCGTCGGCGGCAAAATGGACATCATTCCCGTTCTTCTCAAACACGGCGCCAATATCGACGCCACCGACTCCTTCGGTCGCACCGCGCTCATCGACACCGCTTACCGGGGACGGCAGGACATGGTGCGCCTGCTGGTCGAACACGGTGCGAATGTCCATTTGCAGGATCACAATGGGCTGACGGCATTGATGGCGGCGTCGTTTCGCGGTGACGGGGAGACGGTGCAGACGTTGTTGAACAAGCAGGCGGACGTGCAAGCGCGCGACCACTTCGGTAGAACCGCTTTGGCGGGGGCGGTGCGCGGCGGACACGAGACGGTGGTGCGCCTGCTGGTCGAACACGGCGCCGATGTGAACACGCGTGACGAACAGGGCATGACGCCCCTTAAAATCGCCGCCTCGCGCGGTCACCTGGGGCTGGTGCGCTGGCTGATCGATCACGGCGCAACACTCCAGCACCAGAAGGATGAACCGTTCACGCCGCTCAACAGCGCCGCCTTCGGCGGCAACCTCGATATCGTCAAACTGTTTCTCAGCAAAGGCGCGGACGTGAACCAGGCGGACAGCCGCGGCCTGACACCGTTGATCAGCGCCGCCTTCGGCAACCACATGGACACCGTGCGCCTGCTGCTGGAGAAAGGCGCCGACGTGAACCGGCAGACGGACAACGGCTGGACCGCTCTCATGAGCGCGGCGTTCGAGGGCAATCGCGAGGTCGTGCAATGGCTCCTTGACCGCGGAGCCGACCCCAAGGCGCGCACGCAGGATGGATGGACCGCCGCGCAAAGCGCAAGGCTCGGCGGCCATAAGGAACTGGAACAACTGCTGGCGGCGGGCTGA
- a CDS encoding carboxypeptidase-like regulatory domain-containing protein, with product MNPLRPHVYLIPILVLALAACSGEHTVEGTVVDYDTREPVPNVRVQTRQYGWKITRDSVVWDHPTVFDTLTDAQGRFRLDYEGADSAKLQATRKGYVPFTHWYEADSTAVIKIKRKDPQRQPVKFGLMRIGVENHQPFGWSFKEGRRALDPEEADVFPMFGSRTDWNHIRLTVSGGGGLQFISGPELEVEGDYLVYTDRAPSEGYAENLSMNFDEPGGVYFVRTRDGRHYAKFEFDPTRLATEGGSSGYTQGNWALLLVYVYNPEGSRYLKYEK from the coding sequence ATGAACCCCCTACGCCCTCACGTCTATTTGATTCCGATTCTGGTGCTGGCGTTGGCCGCCTGTTCCGGCGAGCACACCGTCGAGGGCACGGTCGTCGATTACGACACGCGCGAGCCGGTTCCCAATGTGCGCGTGCAGACGCGCCAGTACGGCTGGAAGATCACCCGCGACAGCGTGGTGTGGGATCACCCCACGGTGTTCGATACCCTGACGGATGCCCAGGGACGGTTCCGTCTGGATTACGAAGGCGCCGACAGCGCCAAGCTTCAGGCCACGCGCAAAGGATACGTTCCATTCACGCACTGGTATGAAGCCGATTCCACCGCCGTCATCAAAATCAAGCGCAAGGATCCCCAACGCCAGCCGGTGAAGTTCGGCCTCATGCGGATCGGGGTGGAAAACCATCAGCCATTCGGCTGGTCGTTCAAGGAAGGACGCCGTGCGTTGGACCCGGAAGAGGCGGATGTATTCCCGATGTTTGGATCGAGGACCGACTGGAACCACATCCGGCTGACGGTGTCCGGCGGGGGCGGACTTCAATTCATCTCCGGGCCGGAACTGGAAGTGGAGGGCGACTACCTGGTGTACACCGACCGTGCGCCGTCGGAAGGGTATGCGGAGAACCTGTCGATGAACTTCGACGAGCCCGGCGGTGTTTACTTTGTGCGCACCCGTGACGGGCGGCACTACGCGAAGTTTGAATTCGATCCCACCCGGCTGGCCACCGAAGGCGGTTCTTCCGGTTACACGCAGGGCAACTGGGCCCTGCTTCTGGTGTACGTGTACAATCCCGAAGGAAGCCGCTACCTGAAATACGAAAAGTAA
- a CDS encoding GGDEF domain-containing protein: MGTQSEPPSIKLRGGATVTPEDVETLLALLRVFVEGTARGLPPDHDLHEKLDLLKNRLPPAAPDSQAPLQQELQQGFEFLKMNADLRLLERAGLVEIIRALSRSLTSMFGKGSNLEAGLEKLIDELEEARELRHTLAIRDKVLNITGQIQKRLGIVREEFERLHQHCLTLQERVDTRGQVVLDGLTRVLNRSAYDIKIEENLKMFHKTREPFFIALFDIDDFLSIQDKYGAEAANNTLCSVAAVIRDGVRQSDFVYRYTQDRFAVLFHNSSYKNVRGAADRLRDRVETVRTHLMNDIHDQRGNHVRVTVSAGLAQAKEGDTKTTLFKRAEGALERAKLQGKNRVAIS, translated from the coding sequence ATGGGAACCCAGTCGGAACCACCTTCCATCAAATTGCGCGGAGGAGCGACGGTGACGCCGGAAGACGTCGAAACCCTGTTGGCGCTCCTGCGTGTGTTTGTGGAAGGCACGGCGCGCGGCCTGCCGCCGGATCACGACCTGCATGAAAAGCTGGACCTGCTCAAAAACCGCCTGCCCCCCGCCGCGCCGGATTCCCAAGCGCCCCTTCAACAAGAACTTCAGCAGGGTTTCGAATTTTTGAAAATGAACGCCGACCTGCGCCTGCTGGAGCGCGCGGGTCTGGTGGAGATCATCCGCGCCCTGTCGCGTTCCCTCACTTCCATGTTCGGCAAGGGCAGCAACCTGGAGGCCGGCCTTGAAAAACTGATCGACGAGCTGGAAGAAGCGCGCGAACTGCGCCACACCCTCGCCATTCGCGACAAAGTATTGAACATCACCGGACAAATCCAGAAACGGTTGGGCATCGTGCGGGAGGAGTTCGAACGCCTGCACCAGCATTGCCTCACCCTGCAGGAACGGGTCGATACGCGGGGGCAGGTGGTGCTGGACGGGCTGACGCGGGTTTTGAACCGTTCGGCCTATGACATCAAGATCGAGGAAAATCTGAAGATGTTCCACAAGACACGCGAACCGTTTTTCATCGCCCTGTTTGACATCGATGATTTTCTGTCGATACAGGATAAATACGGCGCGGAAGCGGCGAACAACACGTTGTGCAGTGTGGCGGCGGTGATCCGCGACGGGGTGCGGCAATCGGATTTCGTATATCGTTACACGCAGGACCGGTTCGCCGTCTTGTTCCACAACTCCTCATACAAAAATGTGCGCGGCGCCGCCGACCGTCTGCGGGACCGGGTCGAGACCGTGCGCACGCACCTGATGAACGACATCCACGACCAGCGCGGAAACCACGTGCGCGTGACGGTCAGTGCGGGACTCGCACAGGCGAAGGAAGGCGACACGAAAACGACCCTGTTCAAGCGGGCAGAGGGTGCTTTGGAACGGGCCAAGCTCCAGGGCAAGAACCGCGTTGCCATCAGTTGA
- a CDS encoding formylglycine-generating enzyme family protein, with protein sequence MRYGLWKRALVAVCCVAAAWTAFGPGLARANEQPQPPEGMVFIPPGTYTMGLEGASNKYPHKVFVDGFFLDKFEVTQKDYVAIRGANPSKFEGENRPADQVTWLEASAYCKQVGKRLPTEAEWEKAARAGTQTAYFWGDEHSGEYAWYEGNSDETTHPVGQKKPNAYGLHDMSGNVWEWVSDWYDKTYYERSPPANPQGPETGTEKTLRGGSWYSGARHQMSATRFWSEPHIRNSNFGFRCAMDAPKTP encoded by the coding sequence ATGCGATACGGACTGTGGAAGCGGGCCCTTGTGGCCGTGTGCTGTGTGGCGGCGGCGTGGACCGCCTTTGGTCCGGGGCTGGCCCGGGCGAACGAACAACCCCAACCTCCGGAAGGCATGGTGTTCATCCCGCCGGGAACGTACACCATGGGCCTGGAAGGCGCCAGCAATAAGTATCCGCACAAGGTATTCGTCGATGGATTTTTTCTCGATAAATTTGAGGTGACGCAAAAAGACTATGTGGCCATCCGCGGCGCGAATCCGTCGAAGTTCGAGGGTGAGAACCGGCCCGCCGATCAGGTCACCTGGCTGGAAGCCAGTGCCTACTGCAAGCAGGTGGGCAAACGCCTGCCGACGGAGGCGGAGTGGGAAAAGGCCGCCCGCGCCGGCACGCAGACAGCCTACTTCTGGGGCGACGAGCACAGCGGCGAGTATGCCTGGTACGAGGGCAACTCGGATGAGACCACGCACCCGGTGGGACAGAAAAAGCCCAACGCATACGGGCTGCACGACATGTCCGGCAACGTCTGGGAATGGGTTTCCGATTGGTACGATAAAACGTATTACGAACGCAGTCCGCCCGCCAACCCGCAGGGTCCCGAAACCGGCACGGAAAAAACCCTGCGCGGCGGATCGTGGTACTCCGGAGCACGCCACCAGATGAGCGCCACGCGGTTCTGGTCGGAGCCGCACATACGGAATTCCAACTTCGGTTTCCGTTGCGCCATGGATGCGCCCAAAACGCCGTGA
- a CDS encoding tetratricopeptide repeat protein: protein MGLLDWFKTDKIKECQERLRHHPDNPRLHFELGVEYERLGKNREALAAFQETVRLDEGSAEAHFNLGCLYEKVGDGRNAIVHMIKAGNLFAQRNAPVQKETARTKTQELYHRFKLDPGEFTSGNGRN, encoded by the coding sequence ATGGGACTTCTCGACTGGTTCAAAACAGACAAGATCAAGGAATGCCAGGAGCGCCTGCGGCATCATCCGGATAACCCGCGCCTGCATTTCGAACTGGGCGTGGAATATGAACGGCTGGGAAAAAACCGGGAGGCGCTGGCGGCGTTCCAGGAAACGGTGCGCCTCGATGAAGGCTCGGCGGAGGCGCACTTCAATTTAGGTTGCCTGTACGAAAAAGTGGGCGATGGCCGGAATGCCATCGTGCACATGATCAAGGCAGGCAACCTGTTCGCGCAGAGAAACGCTCCCGTGCAAAAAGAAACCGCGCGCACCAAGACACAGGAGTTGTATCACCGGTTCAAACTCGACCCCGGCGAGTTCACTTCCGGCAACGGCCGAAACTGA
- a CDS encoding B12-binding domain-containing radical SAM protein has protein sequence MKICLIEPSKFVSLTNFVSTISMPPIGLAYIAAALREAGHEVTVVDGPGSAPRHFFEFRGINIRGLENDKIIERIPEDAEVIGLGCMFSSNWVYVRELVKGIRDRFPKTRLVMGGEHVTGFPEFSLEQAPLDAVVLGEGEEIIIRLLDRWRKGEPIDDLAGIAFRREDGTVQTNPRHNRIRDLDSIPWPAWDLFDIEQYNAVNQPHGASQGRFMPMLATRGCPFQCTFCTSPHMWTTEWTARDHKNVVDEMQTYMQRYGVTDFQFEDLTAIVRRDWMHAFCDEVLARGMKITFQMPSGTRSEAIDFELAKKLKAAGCHEFAFAPESGDPAVLKAIKKKVDLDKMFHSANQALQAGINVGCFFIIGFPEDTYKSVFKTYAAMIKCAWLGFTNVNLNAYSPQPNTESFNQLRENGVIRELDDDYLMSLFTFQDFGARKTSYNPRFGHRELSFLVIFGQGLFYVFYFLRKPVRIYYLFRDFFSDRAANKSNKMVKSMFKDAIGLLKTRLGRLFKTA, from the coding sequence ATGAAAATCTGCCTGATCGAGCCATCCAAATTCGTGTCGCTGACCAACTTCGTCTCGACCATCAGCATGCCGCCCATCGGCCTGGCCTACATCGCCGCCGCCCTGCGCGAGGCGGGGCACGAGGTGACGGTGGTGGACGGACCCGGTTCCGCGCCGCGCCATTTTTTTGAGTTTCGCGGCATAAACATCCGCGGCCTGGAAAACGACAAGATCATCGAGCGCATTCCAGAAGACGCCGAAGTCATCGGCCTCGGTTGCATGTTCAGCTCCAACTGGGTGTACGTGCGCGAACTGGTGAAGGGCATCCGCGACCGGTTCCCGAAAACGCGGCTCGTCATGGGCGGCGAGCACGTCACCGGCTTCCCCGAATTTTCTCTGGAACAGGCGCCGCTCGATGCGGTGGTGCTGGGCGAAGGCGAGGAGATCATCATCCGCCTGCTCGACCGCTGGCGGAAAGGCGAGCCGATTGACGATCTCGCAGGCATCGCGTTTCGCCGCGAAGACGGCACGGTGCAAACCAACCCGCGCCACAACCGCATTCGCGACCTCGACTCCATCCCCTGGCCGGCATGGGACCTGTTTGATATCGAGCAGTACAATGCCGTCAACCAGCCGCACGGCGCGTCGCAGGGCCGCTTCATGCCCATGCTGGCGACACGCGGATGCCCGTTTCAGTGCACGTTCTGCACCAGCCCGCACATGTGGACGACCGAATGGACGGCGCGCGATCACAAAAACGTGGTCGATGAAATGCAGACCTACATGCAACGCTACGGCGTCACCGATTTCCAGTTCGAGGACCTCACGGCCATCGTGCGCCGCGACTGGATGCACGCCTTCTGCGACGAGGTGCTCGCGCGCGGCATGAAGATCACCTTCCAGATGCCGTCGGGCACGCGCAGTGAGGCCATTGATTTCGAGCTGGCCAAAAAACTGAAGGCCGCAGGGTGCCACGAGTTCGCCTTCGCGCCGGAGTCCGGCGATCCGGCCGTATTGAAGGCGATCAAGAAGAAGGTCGATCTCGACAAGATGTTCCATTCCGCCAACCAGGCATTGCAGGCGGGCATCAACGTCGGATGCTTCTTCATCATCGGCTTCCCCGAGGACACGTACAAAAGCGTGTTCAAAACCTACGCCGCCATGATCAAGTGCGCGTGGCTGGGGTTCACCAACGTGAACCTGAACGCCTACTCGCCGCAACCGAATACGGAATCGTTCAACCAGCTTCGTGAGAACGGCGTGATCCGCGAACTCGATGACGACTATCTGATGAGCCTGTTCACGTTTCAGGATTTTGGCGCACGCAAGACATCGTACAACCCGCGTTTCGGCCACCGCGAGCTGTCATTTCTGGTGATCTTCGGGCAGGGCCTGTTTTACGTATTCTATTTTCTGCGCAAGCCGGTGCGCATCTATTACCTGTTTCGCGATTTCTTCTCCGACCGCGCCGCCAACAAGAGCAACAAGATGGTGAAATCGATGTTCAAGGACGCGATCGGCCTGCTCAAGACACGGCTCGGCCGCCTGTTCAAAACCGCATGA
- a CDS encoding glycosyltransferase, with protein MDVVDALRERERARMDYWDRKDYFIPHRLPWRAHMARHLFHLLPGESILDLGCGDGRWTREIADLHNHKHPVTAATFDPDHFDKLNADKPENVEPVLLNDFPGPLAGRKFDTLIAWHMLPAENYGTFLNEARKLLKPGGRFLLFEPNPWNPYSQLRRFFTRLIPFVKLREEGPRFNRIEMMSILSEIGFTGIRILPYDFLFPPLPKVLLWPVQNLSLILENMPYVRNFAGELYLNGQNPAPEGWTRPCVPLTEHASLKGRVSVVVPCHNEETNLKPLVANLTGYFDDYIKEIVLVDDNSTDRTAEVGEALHAEDPRVQVIRRTPPNGVGRALRDGLAAAQGDYILLMDCDFQHILPELTGLFDAVAGGADVAIGSRFSRDSVLLNYAFTKILANRAFHLLARILFRKYLRDLTNNLKLMKREVAQNLQLEAHDFAANAETGLQPLLLGYKVEEVPISWINRSVDMGFSTFNLHKTGPNYLKVFLRLFWRQWRGQSITLPRTPPSQQPAPHK; from the coding sequence ATGGATGTGGTGGACGCCCTGCGTGAGCGCGAACGCGCACGCATGGATTACTGGGACCGCAAGGATTACTTCATCCCGCACCGCCTGCCATGGCGGGCGCACATGGCGCGCCACCTGTTTCATCTTCTCCCCGGCGAATCGATCCTCGATCTCGGTTGCGGCGACGGCCGCTGGACCCGCGAGATTGCCGACCTGCACAATCACAAACACCCCGTCACCGCCGCAACGTTCGATCCCGATCACTTCGACAAACTCAATGCGGACAAACCGGAAAACGTCGAGCCGGTCCTGCTGAACGACTTTCCCGGTCCGCTTGCCGGACGCAAATTCGACACGCTGATCGCGTGGCACATGCTTCCCGCAGAGAACTACGGCACGTTTCTCAACGAGGCGCGCAAACTGTTGAAACCCGGCGGACGCTTCCTGCTGTTCGAACCCAATCCGTGGAACCCGTATTCGCAACTGCGCCGTTTTTTCACGCGGCTGATCCCGTTCGTCAAACTGCGCGAGGAAGGACCGCGCTTCAACCGCATCGAGATGATGTCGATCCTCTCGGAGATCGGCTTCACCGGCATCCGCATTCTGCCATACGACTTTCTGTTCCCGCCTCTGCCGAAAGTCCTGCTGTGGCCGGTGCAGAATTTGAGCCTCATCCTGGAGAACATGCCGTACGTGCGCAACTTCGCGGGCGAGCTCTACCTGAACGGACAGAACCCCGCGCCGGAAGGGTGGACGCGGCCGTGTGTCCCGCTCACCGAACACGCATCACTCAAGGGCCGGGTGTCGGTGGTCGTGCCCTGCCACAATGAGGAAACCAATCTGAAACCGCTGGTCGCCAACCTGACGGGGTACTTCGACGACTACATCAAGGAAATCGTGCTGGTCGATGACAACAGCACCGACCGCACGGCGGAAGTGGGCGAGGCGTTGCACGCCGAAGACCCGCGCGTGCAGGTGATCCGGCGCACGCCGCCAAACGGGGTGGGACGGGCGCTTCGCGACGGACTCGCCGCCGCCCAGGGCGACTACATCCTGCTCATGGACTGCGATTTCCAGCACATTCTGCCGGAACTCACCGGACTGTTCGACGCGGTGGCCGGCGGTGCGGACGTAGCCATCGGCAGTCGCTTCTCGCGCGACAGCGTTCTTCTGAACTACGCGTTCACCAAGATCCTCGCCAACCGCGCGTTTCATCTGTTGGCGCGCATCCTGTTCCGCAAATATCTGCGCGACCTCACCAACAACCTCAAACTGATGAAACGCGAAGTGGCGCAAAACCTCCAACTGGAGGCGCACGACTTCGCCGCCAACGCCGAGACCGGACTGCAACCGCTCCTGCTCGGTTACAAGGTGGAGGAAGTGCCCATCTCGTGGATCAACCGCTCGGTGGACATGGGCTTCTCCACCTTCAACCTGCACAAGACCGGTCCCAATTACCTGAAGGTGTTCCTGCGCCTGTTCTGGCGACAGTGGCGCGGCCAATCGATCACTTTGCCGCGCACGCCCCCTTCCCAGCAACCCGCGCCACACAAGTAA
- a CDS encoding toxin-antitoxin system YwqK family antitoxin, with translation MRRFAFISASLAATLLWLAVACPAPAAAGQKTVIQSYPNGSVHFEIQIDENRFRHGWTREFREDGSLMSEYMHEHGVKQGLARFYYDTGELMTVWVYEDGQRHGQSIGYFKDGAVKDRGFYKHDRLHGPVTLYYPDGTVKAQLEFKDGRRHGESRTYYEDGQVEFVYRHKNDRLVESEHYGRDGQPIEKKHYPRGGLR, from the coding sequence TTGAGACGCTTCGCCTTCATATCCGCCTCCCTGGCCGCCACCTTGCTGTGGCTGGCCGTGGCGTGTCCCGCACCGGCGGCGGCCGGGCAGAAAACCGTCATCCAATCCTATCCCAACGGGTCGGTTCATTTCGAGATCCAAATCGACGAAAACCGATTCCGCCACGGCTGGACGCGCGAGTTCCGCGAGGACGGCTCGCTGATGAGCGAGTACATGCACGAACACGGCGTGAAGCAGGGGCTTGCCCGTTTCTATTACGACACGGGCGAACTGATGACCGTGTGGGTGTACGAGGACGGCCAGCGGCACGGCCAGAGCATCGGCTACTTCAAGGACGGCGCGGTGAAAGACCGGGGATTTTACAAGCACGACCGCCTGCACGGTCCGGTGACGTTGTACTACCCCGACGGCACGGTGAAGGCGCAGTTGGAATTCAAAGACGGCAGACGCCACGGCGAAAGCCGCACGTATTACGAAGACGGGCAGGTCGAGTTCGTGTACCGCCACAAAAACGACCGCCTGGTGGAAAGCGAGCATTACGGACGCGACGGGCAACCGATTGAAAAGAAACACTATCCGAGGGGCGGTCTGCGCTGA
- the hflX gene encoding GTPase HflX, protein MKPVYFDTQKVNNHHPRAILVGVETNQGTGPPVGDSLDELSGLATTAHYDPVAHLTQRLATIHPKTYLGSGKVEELAQAVKHHDAEIVIFDENLSPAQTRNLENLLKCNVVDRSWIILEIFSDHARTSEAKTQVELARLKYSLPRLTRMWGHLSRQRGGIGMRDVGETQIQLDRRMIRDQISKLTKKLNRIHKEKQTQRKSRQTAYQVALVGYTNVGKSTLMNCLTGADTLVENKLFATLDATVRKVKKNFPYPILLADTVGLIDKLPHDLVASFKSTLDEVRNADLLVHVIDISHPHYRRQMATAESVLNELGMHDTPTVNVFNKIDRIENQQDVEEMRRLYPDAVFVSCRKELGLDDLRQAIVRHYEARLVPYQVELDYTRSDLIPEIRKHALVVDERYHDQTMTLDLRIWPHHKARLMELLNGYA, encoded by the coding sequence ATGAAGCCCGTCTATTTTGATACACAGAAAGTGAACAACCACCACCCTCGCGCTATCCTTGTCGGCGTGGAGACGAACCAGGGCACGGGTCCGCCGGTCGGCGACTCGCTGGACGAGTTGTCCGGCCTCGCCACCACGGCGCATTACGACCCCGTCGCCCACCTCACGCAACGTCTGGCCACGATCCATCCCAAAACCTATCTCGGTAGCGGCAAAGTGGAGGAACTGGCCCAGGCGGTGAAACACCACGACGCGGAGATCGTGATCTTCGACGAAAACCTGTCGCCCGCGCAAACGCGCAACCTGGAAAACCTGCTCAAGTGCAACGTGGTGGACCGGTCGTGGATCATTCTCGAAATCTTCAGTGACCACGCACGCACCAGCGAAGCCAAAACGCAGGTGGAACTGGCGCGGCTGAAATACTCGTTACCGCGCCTGACGCGGATGTGGGGTCACTTGTCGCGCCAGCGCGGTGGTATCGGCATGCGCGACGTGGGTGAGACGCAGATCCAGCTCGACCGGCGCATGATCCGCGACCAGATCTCCAAGCTCACGAAAAAACTGAACCGCATCCATAAGGAAAAACAGACGCAACGAAAAAGCCGGCAGACGGCGTACCAGGTCGCCTTGGTGGGTTATACCAACGTCGGCAAATCGACCTTGATGAACTGCCTGACGGGTGCGGACACGCTGGTCGAGAACAAACTGTTCGCCACGCTGGACGCCACCGTGCGCAAGGTGAAAAAGAATTTTCCGTACCCGATCCTGTTGGCCGACACCGTCGGGCTCATCGACAAACTGCCGCACGACCTGGTTGCATCCTTCAAAAGCACGCTGGACGAAGTGCGCAACGCCGATCTGCTGGTGCACGTGATCGACATCAGCCACCCGCATTACCGCCGCCAGATGGCGACTGCGGAAAGCGTGCTCAACGAACTCGGCATGCACGACACGCCGACCGTGAACGTGTTCAACAAGATCGACCGCATCGAAAACCAGCAGGACGTGGAGGAGATGCGTCGGTTGTACCCGGACGCGGTGTTCGTTTCCTGCCGGAAGGAGTTGGGGCTGGACGACCTGCGCCAAGCCATCGTGCGCCATTACGAAGCGCGGCTGGTGCCCTACCAGGTGGAGTTGGATTACACACGCTCGGACCTCATTCCCGAAATCCGCAAACACGCGCTGGTGGTGGACGAGCGATACCACGACCAGACCATGACGCTCGACCTGCGCATCTGGCCGCACCACAAGGCCCGCCTGATGGAACTGCTGAACGGCTACGCCTGA